CACAAATATCGACTGGGACGATCTTCGGCATTTCCTGGCGCTTGCCCAGACGGGAACGCTGCTTGGCGCCGCAAAGCAGCTCGGCGTCGAACACGCCACGGTAAGCCGGCGGATTTCGTCGCTTGAAGCCAGCCTGGGTCGCAAGCTCGTCGACCGGCGCGGACGGCGCATCAGTTTGAACCGGGACGGAGAACAGGTTGCCAGGCACGCAGCTCTGGTCGCGGTCCATACAGCGGCCATCGAGCAGCTTGGTCGCAGCAGCACCACGGAATTGCGCGGTCACGTCAGGATCAGCGCGCCCCCCGCACTCTCGAGCGTGCTGCTGGCACAGCCGATCGCGGCCGTCAGGCGCGACCATCCCGGCGTCGAGATCACCCTTGTCGGAGAAAAGCGCCTCGCCTCGCTGAACAGGCGAGAGGCCGACATCGCCGTGCGGATGTCGCGTCCCGAGGAGGGCGATTACTCGATCGTCAAGCTCGGCGAGACAAGCTTTCACCTTTACGCATCAAGGACCTATCTCGAAACGGTCCCACCGAAGGACTGGACCTTCATCGGCTACGACGAAACCATGAATGCCTCACCGCAGCAGTTGCGGCTGGTCGAGCTCGCCGCCGGCCGGCCGATCGCGGTGAGATCGTCCGTTCTGGAGTTTCAGGCCGCAATCGCAAATTTAGGGGCAGGTGTCGTCATGCTGCCCGATTTCGTCGTCGCGGAGTCCAGCGGCCTGCAGCGCATTGAGACGGAACATCCTTTGACGAGAGAGGTCTGGCTGGTTGTCCATTCGGATATCAAAGACGTCCCCTCCATTCGCGTCGTCATCGATGCGCTGAAAAAGGTTCTGGAGGAGTAACGTGCAGGCACCTGCTGCAGCTGATCGGAAACACCGCAC
This DNA window, taken from Rhizobium etli CFN 42, encodes the following:
- a CDS encoding LysR family transcriptional regulator encodes the protein MTGREFTNIDWDDLRHFLALAQTGTLLGAAKQLGVEHATVSRRISSLEASLGRKLVDRRGRRISLNRDGEQVARHAALVAVHTAAIEQLGRSSTTELRGHVRISAPPALSSVLLAQPIAAVRRDHPGVEITLVGEKRLASLNRREADIAVRMSRPEEGDYSIVKLGETSFHLYASRTYLETVPPKDWTFIGYDETMNASPQQLRLVELAAGRPIAVRSSVLEFQAAIANLGAGVVMLPDFVVAESSGLQRIETEHPLTREVWLVVHSDIKDVPSIRVVIDALKKVLEE